In one Rutidosis leptorrhynchoides isolate AG116_Rl617_1_P2 chromosome 8, CSIRO_AGI_Rlap_v1, whole genome shotgun sequence genomic region, the following are encoded:
- the LOC139864052 gene encoding glucose and ribitol dehydrogenase-like: protein MKEGSSIIKTTSILAYIPDPPSWLDYISTKGAIVSFTRGLALDLVDKKIRVNGVAPGPIWTPPEASALNDYDIGRLGSTVPMNRAGQTYEVAPSYVFLASEDSSYFTGQVLHPNDGTVVNG, encoded by the exons ATGAAAGAAGGAAGCAGCATCATAAAGACAACATCAATTTTAGCATACATACCTGACCCACCAAGCTGGCTTGACTACATTTCAACAAAGGGAGCTATAGTGTCTTTCACAAGGGGTTTAGCTTTGGATCTGGTCGATAAGAAGATTCGTGTAAATGGTGTGGCTCCTGGACCTATATGGACACCACCGGAAGCTTCTGCACTCAATGACTATGATATAGGAAGGTTAGGGTCAACTGTGCCCATGAATCGGGCGGGTCAGACGTATGAGGTTGCTCCATCGTATGTGTTCCTAGCATCTGAGGACTCTTCCTACTTTACTGGCCAAGTTCTTCATCCTAATG ATGGAACAGTTGTCAATGGATAG